The following proteins come from a genomic window of Limosilactobacillus reuteri:
- a CDS encoding amino acid permease, producing MTKKTHLAREMSARHIQMIALGGVIGTGLFLSSGYTIHQAGPLGTVIAYLLGALIVYAVMLCLGELSVAMPYTGAFHVYAKNLIGPAAGFTVAILYWLTWTIAMGSEFTAAGLIIKRWFPQIPVWWWSLLFIIIILLSNIFTVKSFAESEFWFAVIKVVAICAFILLGALAVIGLIPIQGYHHAPLLNNFTKDGLFPGGFSGLFMTMLTVNFAFSGTELIAITAGETKHPEKALPKAIHTTLWRLVIFFVGSMIVMASLIPYQKAGVTQSPFVYVFSQLGIPYAADLMNFVVLTAIISAANSGLYASTRMLWSLANEGTIPAVIAKTNRRGIPVFALILSMLGGVLALLSSIYAAGTVYLVLVSVSGLAVVFVWIAISLCELIFRRRFLAAGHQLSELKYRTPWYPVVPWFAFIASSLSCILIWFDSQQRIALYCTITFVIVCYAAYYLQTLWCKYTTKKKVSTVVK from the coding sequence ATGACTAAGAAAACACATTTAGCCCGTGAAATGAGTGCTCGTCATATCCAGATGATTGCACTTGGTGGAGTGATCGGGACCGGCCTATTTCTGAGTTCTGGTTACACGATTCATCAGGCTGGACCGTTGGGAACCGTTATTGCTTATTTGCTTGGCGCGTTAATTGTCTATGCTGTTATGTTATGTTTAGGTGAGCTGAGTGTTGCGATGCCGTATACGGGGGCTTTTCATGTTTACGCCAAAAATCTGATTGGGCCGGCCGCTGGATTTACCGTTGCGATCCTTTATTGGTTGACCTGGACGATTGCGATGGGTTCCGAATTTACCGCGGCTGGCCTAATTATAAAGCGCTGGTTTCCCCAGATTCCAGTTTGGTGGTGGAGCTTGTTATTTATCATCATTATCCTCTTATCCAACATTTTTACTGTCAAATCATTTGCGGAAAGCGAATTTTGGTTTGCGGTGATTAAAGTAGTTGCGATCTGCGCGTTTATTTTGTTGGGGGCTTTAGCAGTAATTGGTCTTATCCCGATTCAAGGTTACCATCATGCACCTTTGCTGAACAACTTTACTAAGGACGGCCTATTCCCGGGTGGATTTAGCGGATTATTTATGACGATGTTAACGGTAAACTTTGCTTTCTCTGGGACTGAATTAATCGCCATCACCGCGGGAGAAACTAAGCATCCCGAAAAGGCCCTTCCTAAGGCGATCCATACTACTTTATGGCGGTTAGTGATTTTCTTTGTCGGGAGCATGATCGTTATGGCCTCTTTGATTCCTTATCAAAAGGCAGGGGTAACACAAAGTCCATTTGTCTACGTTTTTAGCCAACTCGGAATTCCATATGCTGCCGACTTAATGAATTTTGTCGTCCTCACCGCGATTATCTCTGCCGCTAATTCTGGCCTATACGCATCAACCCGGATGTTATGGTCATTAGCTAATGAAGGAACGATTCCGGCTGTCATTGCTAAAACTAATAGACGCGGAATTCCTGTTTTTGCCTTGATCTTAAGTATGCTTGGTGGGGTGTTAGCTTTGCTTTCCAGTATCTATGCGGCTGGAACGGTCTATTTAGTTTTGGTTTCTGTTTCTGGATTGGCGGTTGTCTTTGTATGGATTGCGATTTCCTTATGTGAGCTCATTTTCCGTCGGCGCTTTTTAGCGGCTGGTCACCAGTTAAGTGAGTTAAAGTATCGCACGCCATGGTATCCGGTTGTTCCATGGTTTGCATTTATTGCTAGCAGTCTTTCTTGTATCTTAATTTGGTTTGATTCGCAACAACGAATTGCCTTGTATTGTACGATTACGTTTGTAATTGTTTGCTATGCTGCTTATTATTTACAAACCTTGTGGTGCAAGTATACTACGAAGAAAAAGGTTTCAACAGTTGTTAAATAG
- the mmuM gene encoding homocysteine S-methyltransferase: MTKITAELTKPLLIDGAMSTALEQLVADTNNSLWTASVLANQPALVKKVHQEYFKAGARLAITDTYQANVPAFIKNGYSKQEAHSLIQRAVALAKEARDEYQQETGIYNYVAGALGPYGAYLANRSEYSGDYHLSTTEYQQFHRPRLTDILTVGVDVIAIETQPRLDEVLAELDLVKELAPDTLCYVSFSLKDSTHLPDGTPLAVAACTVAKYPNVFAVGVNCIPLEEVTAAIETVHRATDKPVIAYPNSSATYDPTTKTWSYPHGRRGLVDYLPQWLAAGLTIVGGCCTTTPQDIAALHEYLKGGDHHD; encoded by the coding sequence ATGACAAAGATTACTGCAGAATTAACTAAACCATTACTAATTGATGGCGCAATGTCAACGGCTTTGGAACAATTAGTTGCTGATACCAATAACTCATTATGGACGGCGAGTGTTTTAGCTAACCAGCCAGCATTAGTTAAAAAAGTTCACCAGGAATATTTTAAGGCGGGTGCCCGGTTAGCGATTACTGATACCTACCAGGCAAATGTTCCGGCATTCATAAAGAACGGTTATTCAAAACAAGAGGCTCATTCATTGATCCAGCGGGCAGTCGCCTTGGCTAAAGAAGCGCGTGATGAATATCAGCAGGAAACCGGTATTTATAACTATGTGGCGGGAGCGCTTGGTCCTTATGGCGCTTATCTTGCCAACAGAAGTGAATATAGTGGTGATTACCACCTCAGTACAACCGAATATCAACAATTTCATCGGCCACGATTAACTGATATTTTAACGGTTGGTGTCGATGTGATTGCAATTGAAACTCAGCCACGCTTAGATGAAGTGTTAGCAGAATTGGACCTTGTCAAAGAACTGGCTCCGGATACTTTATGCTATGTCAGTTTTTCCTTAAAAGATTCCACACATTTACCAGATGGGACACCGTTAGCAGTTGCTGCCTGTACCGTTGCGAAGTATCCAAATGTTTTTGCGGTTGGCGTAAATTGTATTCCATTAGAAGAGGTAACAGCCGCCATTGAGACGGTCCATCGGGCGACTGATAAACCAGTTATTGCTTATCCTAATTCAAGTGCGACTTATGATCCGACTACAAAAACGTGGAGCTATCCCCACGGGCGTCGCGGTTTGGTTGATTACTTACCACAATGGCTGGCGGCTGGATTAACAATTGTTGGGGGATGCTGCACTACTACACCGCAAGATATTGCTGCCTTACATGAGTACTTAAAAGGAGGCGACCATCATGACTAA
- a CDS encoding type II toxin-antitoxin system PemK/MazF family toxin, giving the protein MEFPKKGDIIIADAEPHAGHEMGGHNPKKGNIRRHYVVMSTSAYNEATHMFIGMPITIANYSNNPRYMPILINGSDGTGVKGYVVLWQLQNFDYHARNGAIVNHLSEKMIKQLQQYVNDMVGNE; this is encoded by the coding sequence ATGGAATTTCCTAAAAAGGGAGATATTATAATTGCCGATGCAGAACCTCACGCAGGACATGAAATGGGTGGACATAATCCTAAAAAAGGAAATATCCGCAGACATTATGTTGTCATGAGTACATCCGCCTATAATGAGGCAACCCATATGTTTATTGGGATGCCAATCACAATCGCTAACTATTCTAACAATCCTCGTTATATGCCCATTTTAATAAATGGTAGTGACGGCACGGGAGTTAAAGGATACGTTGTTTTATGGCAATTACAGAATTTTGACTATCATGCTCGCAATGGAGCTATTGTTAATCATTTATCCGAGAAAATGATTAAACAACTGCAACAATATGTAAATGATATGGTTGGCAACGAATAA
- a CDS encoding DEAD/DEAH box helicase: MSNWRNLFAQRIYERGRDYYYRDKVKNLIIDEDDNFSAIVKGNRAYKVTGRYHNGKFSQLHCDCPYAQDNHRCKHMAAVLEAIDDDSANIEPQKSLGEVFQSAFPPNRLPVDPQSFLSKEVFPLRLIEHVFTNLDDVQIISEILIKAADAYFTIPGAKWNYSVAGRFKQYYFSVLVAFNREMIVDVQVDFIKTREGQQIAEIVALYYLLKYLDQHNIEENTNEAARQMLANFLDRDPDSQTIITANIGEYYDGGQYLYFRAGVPDHMYKFPNLTTLTNGIARGERLHLGKFFDQQITPENLDKDSKQWLDLIIKLSSTADLTRDGYYEASVKNELPLASVIMDEVDQILKTGNTLYNRWKVPIKREERALKAAVSIKANGADDDPSRYLDVSVDLPADLIRGQAAYYHLDDHTWTAFTGIAPDKLDPVFPVTSDLVFGVDTMAEFYRYVLPKIQSIFSVEMPQDRDLSKFLPPLPTVVFLLDYHDEQIYCDLATEIDGKTQKIKKIDDLPQFLMQRVEQVLAKYFTKFNQTGTRAVLLVDEATNLLATGVNELQKIGITKATPAFNGLYKQPFTKVSVGISVDSGLLKLDFGDDQLTAKEIKQILRDFRPHKQYYQLGKKTLKMDEPSLTELVETLRKMGISSRDFTAEELKLPVYRALYLDDLLSHQEALNYRTTSELHQLVTDVKIPQKDFKVPANLHATLRPYQYDGVQWLITLMKYHFGGLLADEMGLGKTLQIITVLLSEQGNGQNLIVAPAAVIYNWQDEINKFASDLKVTVLDGSKAERRKQFAQSTERNIIITSYDAAKRDIDFYEGHVFNIEVIDEAQYIKNPQTAAAKTVKAINAKQRFALTGTPIENRLSELWSIFDYLMPGFLGSYQQFRKQYEGPIIKNQDEQAQDDLKRLVQPFMLRRVKKDVLNDLPMKNEQVFLTPMVGKQESLYQARAQRLIRQIQKQNDEEFQQNKLAVLAEITRLRELCCSPQLLDRGYSGPSGKIKATMNLIKDEMADNHKILLFSQFTSALAILKEKLANAGIKYFVIEGKTKKADRLQFVDEFNSYDQPAVFLISLKAGGTGLNLTSADVVIHFDPWWNIAAENQATDRAHRIGQKNNVTIYKMIAQNTIEEKIIEMQQKKAALANSILSGNELANAVINKETLLNILK, translated from the coding sequence ATGAGTAACTGGCGTAATCTATTTGCACAACGAATTTATGAACGGGGTAGGGATTACTACTATCGCGATAAAGTTAAAAACTTAATAATCGATGAAGACGATAATTTTTCTGCAATCGTTAAGGGAAATCGGGCTTATAAAGTAACTGGTAGATACCATAATGGAAAGTTTTCTCAACTTCATTGTGATTGTCCCTATGCGCAGGATAACCATCGTTGTAAACATATGGCCGCGGTTTTAGAGGCGATTGATGATGATTCGGCAAATATTGAACCGCAAAAATCATTAGGGGAGGTTTTTCAATCAGCTTTTCCGCCAAACCGTTTACCAGTTGATCCGCAAAGTTTTCTAAGTAAAGAAGTCTTTCCGCTACGGCTGATTGAACATGTCTTTACTAATCTTGACGATGTTCAAATCATTTCTGAGATCCTAATTAAAGCTGCAGATGCTTATTTCACAATTCCTGGAGCTAAGTGGAATTATTCAGTGGCTGGGCGTTTTAAACAATATTACTTTTCAGTGCTAGTTGCTTTTAATCGAGAAATGATTGTGGACGTCCAGGTAGACTTTATAAAGACAAGAGAAGGACAACAGATTGCTGAAATAGTTGCCCTTTATTACTTGTTAAAGTACCTTGATCAACATAATATTGAAGAGAATACTAATGAAGCGGCCCGGCAAATGCTAGCTAATTTTCTTGATCGCGATCCTGATAGTCAGACGATCATTACTGCTAATATCGGTGAATACTACGATGGTGGTCAATACCTTTACTTCCGGGCAGGTGTACCAGACCATATGTATAAGTTTCCAAACTTGACAACCTTAACAAATGGGATTGCCCGTGGTGAGCGGCTTCATTTAGGAAAGTTCTTTGATCAGCAAATTACCCCCGAAAACCTTGATAAAGATAGTAAACAATGGTTAGACTTGATCATCAAGCTATCCTCGACCGCTGATTTAACGCGCGATGGGTATTATGAAGCATCCGTAAAAAATGAGCTGCCCCTGGCTAGCGTGATTATGGATGAAGTTGACCAAATATTAAAGACCGGTAATACGCTTTATAATCGGTGGAAAGTGCCTATTAAGCGGGAAGAACGTGCATTAAAAGCAGCAGTTTCAATTAAAGCAAATGGTGCTGATGACGATCCAAGTCGTTACCTTGATGTTAGTGTTGACCTTCCGGCTGACCTTATTCGTGGACAGGCAGCCTATTACCACCTTGATGACCATACCTGGACTGCTTTTACAGGAATAGCCCCTGATAAGTTAGACCCTGTTTTTCCAGTAACCAGTGATCTTGTTTTTGGTGTTGATACTATGGCTGAGTTTTACCGCTATGTGTTACCCAAGATTCAGTCGATATTTTCAGTCGAGATGCCCCAAGATCGCGATTTATCAAAGTTTTTACCTCCGTTACCAACAGTAGTTTTCTTATTGGATTATCATGACGAACAAATTTATTGTGACTTGGCAACTGAAATTGATGGAAAAACACAAAAAATTAAGAAAATTGATGACCTTCCGCAATTTTTGATGCAAAGAGTTGAACAGGTACTAGCTAAATATTTCACCAAGTTTAATCAAACCGGGACTAGAGCAGTTCTGTTAGTTGATGAGGCAACAAATTTGCTAGCAACTGGCGTCAATGAATTGCAAAAAATAGGAATTACTAAGGCTACTCCTGCATTTAATGGGTTATACAAACAGCCGTTTACTAAGGTAAGTGTCGGTATCTCCGTTGATTCTGGCCTTTTAAAGCTTGATTTTGGTGATGATCAACTAACCGCTAAAGAAATCAAACAAATTCTAAGAGATTTCCGGCCGCATAAACAGTACTATCAATTGGGCAAGAAAACCTTGAAGATGGATGAACCTTCGCTAACTGAATTAGTTGAGACATTGCGCAAAATGGGAATCTCATCACGTGATTTTACTGCGGAAGAACTTAAATTGCCGGTGTATCGTGCTCTTTATCTTGATGATCTTTTATCCCACCAAGAAGCATTGAATTATCGTACTACTTCAGAATTGCACCAGCTAGTTACTGATGTTAAAATTCCGCAGAAAGATTTTAAGGTGCCGGCAAATCTTCATGCAACATTGCGTCCCTACCAATATGATGGTGTCCAGTGGCTAATAACCTTAATGAAGTATCATTTTGGTGGACTGCTGGCGGATGAGATGGGACTAGGCAAGACCCTGCAGATTATTACTGTTCTATTAAGTGAACAGGGAAACGGACAGAATTTAATTGTTGCCCCAGCGGCAGTTATCTATAATTGGCAAGATGAGATTAACAAGTTTGCCTCAGACCTTAAAGTAACTGTTCTTGATGGTAGTAAAGCTGAACGACGGAAACAGTTTGCGCAAAGTACAGAAAGGAATATCATTATTACTTCTTATGATGCCGCTAAACGAGATATTGATTTTTATGAAGGGCATGTCTTTAATATTGAAGTTATTGATGAGGCCCAATACATTAAAAATCCCCAAACTGCTGCCGCTAAAACAGTCAAAGCGATCAATGCTAAGCAGCGTTTTGCTTTAACCGGAACCCCAATTGAGAACCGGTTAAGCGAACTTTGGAGTATTTTTGACTACTTGATGCCTGGCTTTCTCGGTTCTTATCAGCAGTTCCGCAAACAGTATGAAGGACCGATTATTAAAAATCAGGATGAGCAAGCTCAGGACGACTTAAAACGTTTGGTACAACCATTCATGCTCCGTCGTGTGAAGAAAGATGTCCTTAATGATTTACCGATGAAAAATGAACAGGTATTTTTAACGCCCATGGTTGGTAAACAAGAAAGTTTATATCAGGCACGGGCTCAAAGATTGATAAGACAGATTCAAAAACAGAATGATGAAGAGTTTCAGCAGAATAAATTAGCAGTCTTGGCAGAAATTACTCGTCTTCGTGAACTATGTTGCAGTCCTCAATTGTTAGATAGGGGGTACAGTGGTCCTTCGGGAAAAATTAAGGCAACTATGAATTTAATTAAAGATGAAATGGCAGATAATCATAAAATTTTACTCTTCTCGCAGTTCACATCGGCATTAGCAATCTTAAAAGAAAAACTTGCTAATGCAGGAATTAAGTACTTTGTGATTGAAGGAAAGACAAAGAAAGCAGATCGTTTACAATTTGTTGATGAATTTAATTCCTATGATCAGCCAGCCGTCTTCTTAATTTCTCTGAAAGCAGGAGGAACGGGGTTAAATCTTACGAGTGCTGATGTTGTCATTCATTTTGATCCGTGGTGGAATATTGCGGCTGAAAATCAAGCGACTGACCGGGCTCATCGTATTGGTCAAAAGAATAACGTAACAATTTACAAAATGATTGCACAAAACACAATTGAAGAGAAGATTATTGAAATGCAACAGAAAAAAGCAGCTCTTGCTAATTCTATTCTTTCAGGAAATGAGCTAGCAAATGCCGTCATCAACAAGGAGACCCTTCTCAACATCCTCAAATAA
- a CDS encoding DUF4065 domain-containing protein, with the protein MAGYLKTQFNLHAFPLQKVLYYSYADYLESKGHRLFSASFQAFDHGPVDRKVWRKAQDNLKELQEKNYDFIQKAALNPSIKEFIDNSVKKYANFFDSGQQFENSDQNPTHNNGTPWNRAYSKGRNTLLSDDDIKKYHYLEQIP; encoded by the coding sequence GTGGCGGGTTATTTAAAGACTCAGTTTAACTTACATGCATTTCCGCTTCAAAAGGTTCTATATTATAGTTATGCTGATTACTTAGAGAGTAAGGGACATCGTCTTTTTTCAGCATCATTTCAAGCTTTCGACCATGGCCCTGTTGATCGAAAAGTATGGCGAAAGGCCCAGGATAATTTAAAGGAATTGCAAGAAAAGAATTATGATTTTATCCAAAAAGCAGCATTAAATCCTTCAATTAAGGAATTTATTGATAATTCAGTTAAAAAATATGCTAATTTTTTTGATTCTGGGCAGCAATTTGAGAATTCAGATCAAAATCCAACTCATAATAATGGTACGCCATGGAATAGAGCATATAGTAAAGGACGAAATACGCTACTATCTGATGATGATATAAAAAAGTATCATTACCTAGAACAGATACCTTAA
- a CDS encoding IS30 family transposase, giving the protein MTYKHLTTRELTLIADFWYQGTKAYRAAKLLQRSQETIYRVYRFLNDGKTIDQYLQTYQRHKRRCGRKQTQLPTIEVNYIHAQIKAGWTPDTIIGRHEHPISCSMRTLYRMFARNQYGFSVKQLPMKGKRHPNGYVEHRGKAGQLGRSIYQRYRDFPHYQHEFGHFEADTVQGKAHRGAVMTLVERQSKVMIVLNIHHKTDEAVNCQLDQWLAKLPRHFVKSITFDNGKEFAGWREIANKYDLHTYFAEVGAPNQRGLNENNNGLLRRDSLSKKLDFRDLPDELVTQLMHRRNNIPRKSLNYRTPLEVFLSHVTEEQLSPFF; this is encoded by the coding sequence ATGACCTATAAACATCTTACCACACGTGAATTAACTCTCATAGCTGATTTTTGGTATCAAGGTACTAAAGCTTATCGGGCTGCTAAATTACTTCAGCGTAGTCAAGAAACCATCTATCGTGTTTATCGTTTCCTCAATGACGGTAAAACCATCGACCAATATCTTCAGACTTATCAGCGTCATAAGCGTCGTTGTGGTCGGAAGCAGACCCAACTGCCAACTATCGAAGTTAACTATATTCATGCGCAAATCAAGGCAGGTTGGACTCCTGATACTATTATTGGTCGTCATGAACACCCAATTAGCTGCAGTATGCGCACCCTTTATCGCATGTTTGCCCGCAATCAGTATGGTTTTTCCGTTAAACAGCTACCGATGAAAGGAAAACGCCATCCCAATGGCTATGTGGAACATCGTGGTAAAGCTGGCCAATTAGGACGCAGTATCTATCAACGATATCGTGATTTTCCGCATTACCAACATGAATTTGGGCACTTTGAAGCTGATACAGTTCAAGGTAAAGCTCACCGCGGAGCGGTAATGACGCTAGTAGAGCGACAATCCAAAGTAATGATTGTCCTTAATATTCATCATAAAACAGACGAAGCAGTGAATTGCCAGCTTGATCAATGGCTCGCTAAACTGCCACGTCACTTTGTTAAATCAATTACTTTTGATAACGGGAAAGAATTTGCTGGATGGCGAGAAATAGCCAATAAGTATGATCTTCACACCTATTTTGCGGAAGTCGGTGCTCCCAATCAACGAGGGCTAAACGAAAATAATAACGGCCTCTTGCGTCGTGATAGTCTTAGTAAAAAGCTAGATTTTCGCGATTTACCAGACGAACTAGTCACTCAGCTAATGCATCGTCGCAACAATATCCCACGAAAATC